A genomic window from Gossypium hirsutum isolate 1008001.06 chromosome D12, Gossypium_hirsutum_v2.1, whole genome shotgun sequence includes:
- the LOC107947620 gene encoding basic leucine zipper 43: MEVPGFDVDGDPQPHGHGSLIQSLFAFCPSQKALTTSATHINMESWDGNSSSSQHPDSGIFSHRLSPNTQIHLFSPNPSNEDEGRMCQASIVVDEKRLRRMISNRESARRSRMRKKQQIEELQSQVNQLQTINRQLSQKLINLLENNHEILQENAQLKEKVSTLHMVLSDVFAPLRNSDDSSSMKPKSAS, translated from the coding sequence ATGGAAGTGCCTGGATTTGATGTTGATGGTGATCCTCAACCCCATGGTCATGGAAGCCTGATTCAAAGCTTGTTTGCTTTCTGTCCTTCACAGAAAGCATTAACAACCTCTGCAACTCACATAAACATGGAGTCCTGGGATGGAAACTCGTCATCTTCTCAACATCCCGATTCAGGTATTTTCTCCCACAGATTATCACCCAACACTCAAATCCATCTTTTCTCACCCAACCCCAGCAATGAAGATGAGGGCAGAATGTGTCAAGCAAGCATTGTGGTGGATGAAAAGAGGCTGAGGAGAATGATATCCAACAGGGAATCTGCAAGGAGATCCAGGATGAGAAAGAAGCAGCAAATCGAAGAGCTGCAATCACAGGTTAATCAACTTCAAACAATTAATCGTCAGCTTTCGCAAAAGTTGATCAATCTGTTGGAAAACAATCATGAGATCCTCCAAGAAAATGCTCAGCTCAAAGAGAAAGTTTCTACTCTTCATATGGTGCTTTCTGATGTGTTTGCACCTCTCAGGAATTCGGATGATTCCTCCTCCATGAAACCTAAATCAGCTTCTTAG
- the LOC107946562 gene encoding uncharacterized protein, protein MAMASLPSSPPAPSPPSISASHSESSVTLATALLPPQAQVVATAENGTLNVDDQKPQIANHFAVLDNPENIEKYKKFEADYARRLMAKYFSKNNFYGGNVFDEKTTIDGETILSSRWPCTRSFADPMNAFKDLNNGGSNAEALK, encoded by the exons ATGGCGATGGCGAGTCTACCATCTTCTCCACCTGCGCCATCACCTCCTTCAATCTCCGCTTCCCATTCTGAGTCCTCCGTCACTCTTGCCACCGCTCTTCTACCACCGCAGGCCCAGGTTGTTGCTACCGCCGAAAATGGAACGCTCAATGTCGATGACCAAAAGCCTCAAATTGCTAACCATTTTGC GGTTCTTGATAATCCGGAAAACATTGAGAAGTACAAGAAATTTGAGGCTGACTACGCCCGTCGGTTGATGGCAAAATATTTCTCTAAGAATAACTTTTACGGAG GCAACGTTTTTGATGAGAAAACAACAATAGATGGTGAGACCATATTATCAAGCAG GTGGCCTTGCACTCGATCATTTGCAGATCCGATGAATGCATTCAAGGATCTGAACAATGGTGGTTCAAATGCCGAGGCCTTGAAATAA